A single window of Luteipulveratus halotolerans DNA harbors:
- a CDS encoding metal-dependent transcriptional regulator, translating to MSDLIDTTEMYLRTIFDLEEEGIPPLRARIAERLGHSGPTVSQTVARMERDGLLTLAGDRHIELTDHGRTLATRVMRKHRLAERLLVDVIGLELEYVHDEACRWEHVMSERVERKILDLLKEHQLSPYGNPIPGLAELGEDIEIEQFRDGVAALSEVAVDEPREVLVRRIGEPAQADHDALMVLTAAGVQPGVRVAVRSEGGRVIAVPAGRSIEDGVSLPADVASHVFVAVP from the coding sequence GTGAGCGACCTGATCGACACCACCGAGATGTACCTCCGGACGATCTTCGACCTGGAGGAAGAAGGCATCCCACCGCTGCGCGCCCGCATCGCCGAGAGGCTCGGTCACTCCGGCCCGACCGTCTCCCAGACCGTGGCGCGGATGGAGCGTGACGGTCTGCTGACGCTCGCCGGCGACCGCCACATCGAGCTGACCGACCACGGCCGCACCCTGGCGACGCGGGTCATGCGTAAGCACCGTCTCGCCGAGCGCCTGCTGGTCGACGTCATCGGCCTCGAGCTCGAGTACGTCCACGACGAGGCCTGCCGCTGGGAGCACGTCATGAGCGAGCGTGTCGAGCGCAAGATCCTCGACCTGCTCAAGGAGCACCAGCTCTCGCCCTACGGCAACCCGATCCCTGGGCTGGCCGAGCTCGGCGAGGACATCGAGATCGAGCAGTTCCGTGACGGGGTCGCCGCGTTGAGCGAGGTGGCGGTCGACGAGCCGCGTGAGGTGCTCGTACGCCGCATCGGTGAGCCCGCACAGGCCGATCACGACGCGCTGATGGTGCTGACCGCGGCGGGTGTCCAGCCGGGGGTGCGCGTCGCGGTCCGCAGCGAGGGCGGCCGGGTTATCGCGGTGCCGGCCGGGCGCAGCATCGAG
- a CDS encoding DUF3105 domain-containing protein — protein sequence MSDENEPTTEQVGSARDDARAKLATMQKKQSRQQRRGGLVIGVVIAALVLALAGGGAWLIKRDKDQQSAGGDIGQIKTYNNLGREHVTTKVKYPQNPPVGGNHNAAWANCGVYDKVVPNEHAVHSLEHGAVWITYKPGALSTADLNRLKGKARSQDYILMSQDKTQSTPIVMTAWGKQMHLNSAKDPKIDSFLKDFVQGPQTQEPGASCSGAYDPNTGQTGGGM from the coding sequence ATGTCTGATGAGAACGAGCCCACGACCGAGCAGGTCGGTTCGGCCCGCGACGACGCCCGCGCCAAGCTCGCGACGATGCAGAAGAAGCAGTCGCGTCAGCAGCGCCGGGGCGGTCTGGTCATCGGCGTGGTGATCGCGGCCCTCGTCCTGGCCCTCGCCGGCGGTGGCGCCTGGCTGATCAAGCGCGACAAGGACCAGCAGAGCGCCGGCGGCGACATCGGCCAGATCAAGACGTACAACAACCTCGGCCGCGAGCACGTCACGACCAAGGTGAAGTACCCGCAGAACCCGCCGGTCGGCGGCAACCACAACGCCGCGTGGGCCAACTGCGGCGTCTACGACAAGGTCGTCCCCAACGAGCACGCGGTCCACTCCCTCGAGCACGGCGCCGTCTGGATCACGTACAAGCCGGGCGCGCTGTCCACGGCCGACCTCAACCGGCTCAAGGGCAAGGCCCGCTCCCAGGACTACATCCTGATGTCCCAGGACAAGACGCAGTCCACGCCCATCGTCATGACGGCCTGGGGCAAGCAGATGCACCTCAACAGCGCCAAGGACCCCAAGATCGACTCCTTCCTCAAGGACTTCGTGCAGGGCCCGCAGACGCAGGAGCCCGGCGCTTCCTGCAGCGGCGCGTACGACCCCAACACCGGCCAGACCGGCGGGGGCATGTGA
- a CDS encoding DUF305 domain-containing protein, producing the protein MSEHDAHPEEPASAPLTMREVRRPLLLSAGALVIALVAGLGGWLLARPSYPADDSADAGFARDMGAHHAQAVEMSWIVRGAGPRSDVSTLAYDIATSQENQRGQMRGWLVTWGLSQARTGEPMDWMKKSGHNHTGLAPGTMVMPDGRMPGMATDAQMARLRTLQGQAAEVLYLQLMIIHHRAGVTMAQACVETCQDPDVVNLAKTMVNGQRSEITLMTDYLKKRGAQPLPDPTR; encoded by the coding sequence GTGAGCGAGCACGACGCCCACCCCGAGGAGCCCGCCTCGGCGCCACTCACCATGCGCGAGGTACGCCGGCCGCTCCTCCTCAGCGCCGGCGCCCTGGTGATCGCCCTGGTCGCCGGCCTCGGCGGCTGGCTGCTCGCGCGACCGTCGTACCCGGCCGACGACAGCGCCGACGCCGGGTTCGCCCGCGACATGGGCGCCCACCACGCGCAGGCCGTCGAGATGTCCTGGATCGTGCGGGGAGCGGGCCCGCGGTCCGACGTCTCGACCCTCGCGTACGACATCGCCACCAGCCAGGAGAACCAGCGCGGCCAGATGCGCGGCTGGCTCGTCACCTGGGGGCTCTCCCAGGCCCGGACGGGCGAGCCCATGGACTGGATGAAGAAGTCCGGCCACAACCACACCGGGCTGGCCCCCGGCACCATGGTGATGCCCGACGGACGCATGCCGGGCATGGCCACGGACGCCCAGATGGCCCGGCTGCGCACCCTGCAGGGCCAGGCGGCCGAGGTGCTCTACCTGCAGCTGATGATCATCCACCACCGCGCCGGGGTGACGATGGCTCAGGCGTGCGTCGAGACCTGCCAGGACCCCGACGTGGTCAACCTGGCCAAGACCATGGTCAACGGACAGCGCAGCGAGATCACTCTCATGACGGACTACCTGAAGAAACGAGGGGCCCAACCACTCCCCGACCCCACCCGCTAG
- the pdxH gene encoding pyridoxamine 5'-phosphate oxidase, with amino-acid sequence MTDLSARQDYDGDGIDEAALPPAPWSALTGWLADARQREADRGDVPEPEALSVATIDETGQPHVRTVLMRYLDTDGPGFYTNLESRKGLDLQRNPAVAASLTWQSMYRAIRFVGHAVPLPEDVVTGYFTSRPWGSRISAWTSLQSRPVKTREELEATYETYAARWPDHGRTDDVPVPPFWGGYRIDCHEVELWGGRRNRLHDRLVYVRAGEGGLDTEGTWTIERRQP; translated from the coding sequence ATGACCGACCTCAGCGCGCGCCAGGACTATGACGGAGACGGCATCGACGAGGCGGCCCTGCCTCCTGCGCCGTGGTCCGCGCTGACCGGCTGGCTGGCTGACGCCCGTCAGAGGGAGGCCGACCGCGGTGACGTGCCCGAGCCCGAGGCGCTGTCGGTCGCGACGATCGACGAGACCGGCCAGCCGCACGTCCGGACGGTGCTGATGCGCTACCTCGACACCGACGGACCGGGCTTCTACACCAACCTTGAGTCGCGCAAAGGCCTTGACCTGCAACGCAATCCGGCTGTCGCAGCGTCCCTGACCTGGCAGTCGATGTACCGCGCGATCCGGTTCGTGGGCCATGCCGTGCCGCTGCCCGAGGACGTCGTGACCGGCTACTTCACGTCGCGCCCGTGGGGCTCGCGCATCAGCGCCTGGACGTCATTGCAGTCCCGCCCCGTCAAGACGCGCGAGGAGCTGGAGGCGACGTACGAGACGTACGCCGCGCGCTGGCCCGACCACGGGCGTACCGACGACGTGCCGGTGCCGCCGTTCTGGGGTGGCTACCGGATCGACTGCCACGAGGTCGAGCTCTGGGGTGGTCGGCGCAACAGGCTGCACGACCGGCTGGTCTACGTGCGCGCCGGTGAAGGCGGTCTCGACACCGAGGGCACCTGGACGATCGAGCGTCGCCAGCCCTGA
- the serC gene encoding phosphoserine transaminase: MRRVSEIVLPQELLPSDGRFGSGPSKVRPEQMALLSSLGPTVMGTSHRQAPVKSLVRDVRTGLADLLRLPDGYEIVLGLGGASAFWDIAMFGLIRDKAQHLVFGEFSSKFATATQQAPFLAEPSVIEAAPGTVAAPRAEAGVDVYAWPHNETSTGAMAPVRRVAGADDDALVVIDATSAAGGLPVDIAETDVYFFAPQKNFASDGGLWLAAFSPAALERAATVAESRWVPAFFSLPTAIDNSRKDQTLNTPALATIALMADQLRWMNDQGGLDWAVSRTTDSSSRLYAWAEQSSYATPFVTEPGGRSLVVGTIDFDESVDAARIASVLRAHGVVDTEPYRKLGRNQLRIGMYPAVEPDDVTALTRCIDHIVERL, from the coding sequence CTGCGGCGGGTGAGCGAGATCGTGCTGCCCCAGGAGCTGCTGCCCAGCGACGGCCGGTTCGGGTCCGGACCCTCCAAGGTGCGGCCCGAGCAGATGGCGCTGCTGTCGTCGCTGGGTCCGACCGTCATGGGCACGTCACACCGGCAGGCGCCGGTGAAGTCGCTCGTGCGCGACGTCCGCACCGGCCTGGCCGACCTGCTGCGCCTCCCGGACGGCTACGAGATCGTGCTCGGCCTCGGGGGCGCGTCGGCGTTCTGGGACATCGCGATGTTCGGCCTGATCCGCGACAAGGCTCAGCACCTGGTGTTCGGCGAGTTCTCGTCGAAGTTCGCGACGGCCACGCAGCAGGCGCCCTTCCTCGCCGAGCCCAGCGTCATCGAGGCGGCGCCCGGCACGGTGGCCGCGCCGCGCGCCGAGGCCGGCGTCGACGTCTACGCGTGGCCGCACAACGAGACCTCCACCGGCGCGATGGCGCCCGTACGCCGCGTGGCCGGCGCCGACGACGACGCGCTGGTGGTCATCGACGCCACCTCGGCCGCCGGCGGCCTTCCCGTCGACATCGCCGAGACCGACGTCTACTTCTTCGCGCCCCAGAAGAACTTCGCCTCCGACGGCGGCCTGTGGCTCGCGGCGTTCTCTCCGGCTGCCCTCGAACGCGCGGCCACGGTCGCCGAATCCCGTTGGGTACCAGCGTTCTTCAGCCTCCCGACCGCCATCGACAACTCGCGCAAGGACCAGACCCTCAACACGCCCGCGCTTGCGACGATCGCCCTCATGGCCGACCAGCTGCGGTGGATGAACGACCAGGGCGGCCTCGACTGGGCCGTGTCACGTACGACCGACAGCAGCTCGCGACTGTACGCGTGGGCCGAGCAGTCGTCGTACGCCACACCGTTCGTCACCGAGCCGGGCGGCCGCTCTCTGGTGGTCGGCACGATCGACTTCGACGAGTCTGTCGACGCCGCGCGGATCGCGAGTGTGCTGCGGGCGCACGGCGTGGTCGACACCGAGCCCTACCGCAAGCTCGGCCGCAACCAGCTGCGCATCGGCATGTACCCCGCGGTCGAGCCGGACGACGTCACCGCGCTCACCCGCTGCATCGACCACATCGTCGAACGCCTCTGA
- a CDS encoding GNAT family N-acetyltransferase — protein MLETLEAYYDAAPRPLATTEEVGPFTLFLRAEEGGFPYYARPRLAGDATFAPADVEQVLDRQRELGVPRAIEWVHETTPSLLPAARTTNALTIEECPLLVLQDHEKASAPTGFTVERLSADGPRIGDVQAALHASFGHTDEVGPSDPGNRASMIDRGLLTLVGAFDADGRAVGGGSHGPRGRTTELTGIAVIPRARKHGVGQAITSTLVADALGAGIETVFLAAASMDAASVYERVGFRRTATACIAEAR, from the coding sequence GTGCTGGAGACTCTCGAGGCGTACTACGACGCCGCTCCCCGACCGCTCGCCACGACCGAGGAGGTCGGCCCCTTCACGCTCTTCCTGCGCGCTGAGGAGGGTGGGTTCCCCTACTACGCCCGTCCGCGCCTCGCCGGCGACGCGACGTTCGCGCCCGCCGACGTCGAGCAGGTGCTCGACCGGCAGCGTGAGCTCGGCGTACCTCGGGCGATCGAGTGGGTCCACGAGACGACGCCGTCACTGCTGCCGGCCGCGCGTACGACGAACGCGCTGACCATCGAGGAGTGCCCGCTGCTCGTCCTCCAGGATCACGAGAAGGCATCAGCACCAACAGGTTTCACCGTTGAACGACTCTCGGCTGACGGCCCGCGCATCGGCGACGTCCAGGCCGCGCTGCACGCGTCGTTCGGCCACACCGACGAGGTCGGCCCGAGCGACCCGGGCAACCGCGCCAGCATGATCGACCGCGGCCTGCTGACCCTCGTCGGCGCGTTCGACGCCGACGGCCGAGCGGTCGGCGGGGGCTCGCACGGGCCGCGCGGCAGGACGACCGAGCTCACCGGCATCGCCGTCATCCCCCGCGCGCGCAAACACGGCGTGGGACAGGCCATCACGTCGACGCTCGTCGCCGACGCCCTCGGTGCCGGCATCGAGACCGTCTTCCTGGCTGCAGCCTCGATGGATGCGGCGAGCGTGTACGAGCGGGTGGGCTTCCGGCGTACGGCCACCGCCTGCATCGCCGAGGCCCGGTGA
- the pepN gene encoding aminopeptidase N, whose product MNEKNTNLTHAECQQRAAVVDVETYLVELDLRTAPDAGARTFRSRSTITFTATGESTWVDLIADRVTTATLNGEPLDTTSYDGARLPVTHLAGHNVLVVEADCVYSRSGEGLHRFTDPVDDRTYLYTHFEPTDARRLYGNFEQPDLKGRFTFVVTAPADWEIISGQPEVSRTTEGELATVTFAETPPLSTYITAVAAGPYHRADDTWSTTRADGSTQQIALGALCRRSMAEHFHADEIFTVTKQGLDFFDREFAYPYPWGKYDQIYVPEYNLGAMENPGLVTFTETYIHRGRATVGQRERRSNTTMHEMAHMWFGDLVTMRWWDGLWLKESFADLMGYDVNATATEFSDAWTKFASSRKVWAYRQDQLPTTHPVVATIDDLEAARQNFDGITYAKGASVLKQLMAYVGRDEFFAGSRSYFARHAFGNTELDDLLVCLQEASGRDLKEWSHVWLETAGISELTPHVEVDEQGVITRLTITQSSTDPSTGEAVSRPHRLVVGLYAERDGRLERVRSVELDVTGDETEVADAVGTPADLVLVNDDDLTYAKVRLDERSLQTVSRLLTTVEAPLSRALLWSSLWSSVRDALLPAATYLQVVGDQVGSEGNASLQDIVLGQAQSAVVNYLPKAERPAASAALGEALVASLQAAEADSDSQAVLARNLAQIAGIGGAGLDTVRGLLDGTAVPAGLDVDADLRWACWQGLAAQDAATLDELDAALAADDTMTGRTAYLLARASRPGADAKAEVWERATTDESLTNDHLRSLVEGFGHPSGTRAPAYSDRYFDSLVGWWSARSMVMAEVLAEGLYPGGALEPGQDPEQHPVVRQAQAWLDDHAQAPAALRRIVIEALDDHRRALRAQAAVTAG is encoded by the coding sequence GTGAACGAGAAGAACACCAACCTCACCCACGCCGAGTGCCAGCAGCGGGCAGCCGTGGTCGACGTCGAGACCTACCTCGTCGAGCTCGACCTGCGCACCGCTCCCGACGCCGGCGCCCGCACGTTCCGGTCGCGCAGCACGATCACGTTCACCGCGACGGGTGAGAGCACCTGGGTCGACCTCATCGCCGACCGCGTCACCACAGCCACCCTCAACGGCGAGCCGCTCGACACGACGTCGTACGACGGCGCCCGCCTCCCGGTCACTCACCTCGCCGGGCACAACGTGCTGGTGGTGGAGGCCGACTGCGTCTACAGCCGCAGCGGTGAGGGCCTGCACCGGTTCACCGACCCGGTCGACGACCGCACCTACCTCTACACCCACTTCGAGCCGACCGACGCCCGTCGCCTCTACGGCAACTTCGAGCAGCCCGACCTGAAGGGGCGCTTCACGTTCGTCGTCACGGCACCGGCCGACTGGGAGATCATCTCCGGCCAGCCCGAGGTGTCCCGCACGACCGAGGGCGAGCTCGCAACGGTGACGTTCGCCGAGACGCCGCCCCTGTCGACGTACATCACCGCGGTCGCCGCCGGTCCCTACCACCGCGCCGACGACACCTGGAGCACCACGCGGGCCGACGGCTCGACCCAGCAGATCGCGCTCGGCGCGCTGTGCCGCCGCTCGATGGCCGAGCACTTCCACGCCGACGAGATCTTCACCGTCACCAAGCAGGGGCTCGACTTCTTCGACCGCGAGTTCGCCTACCCCTACCCGTGGGGCAAGTACGACCAGATCTACGTCCCCGAGTACAACCTCGGCGCCATGGAGAACCCCGGCCTCGTGACGTTCACCGAGACCTACATCCACCGGGGCAGGGCGACCGTCGGGCAGCGCGAGCGCCGCTCCAACACGACCATGCACGAGATGGCGCACATGTGGTTCGGCGACCTGGTCACCATGCGCTGGTGGGACGGGCTGTGGCTCAAGGAGTCGTTCGCCGACCTGATGGGGTACGACGTCAACGCCACCGCGACCGAGTTCAGCGACGCCTGGACCAAGTTCGCGAGCAGCCGCAAGGTGTGGGCGTACAGGCAGGACCAGCTGCCGACCACCCACCCCGTCGTCGCGACCATCGACGACCTGGAGGCCGCGCGGCAGAACTTCGACGGCATCACCTACGCCAAGGGCGCCTCGGTGCTCAAGCAGCTGATGGCCTACGTCGGACGCGATGAGTTCTTCGCGGGCTCGCGCTCGTACTTCGCGCGGCACGCGTTCGGCAACACCGAGCTGGACGACCTGCTGGTGTGCCTGCAGGAGGCGTCCGGTCGAGACCTCAAGGAGTGGTCGCACGTCTGGCTCGAGACGGCCGGCATCAGCGAGCTCACGCCGCACGTCGAGGTCGACGAGCAGGGCGTCATCACCCGCCTGACGATCACGCAGTCGTCGACGGATCCCTCGACAGGAGAAGCAGTTTCGCGTCCGCATCGCCTCGTCGTGGGCCTCTACGCCGAGCGCGACGGACGCCTGGAGCGGGTGAGGTCGGTCGAGCTCGACGTCACGGGTGATGAGACCGAGGTCGCCGATGCCGTCGGTACGCCGGCCGACCTGGTGCTCGTCAACGACGACGACCTCACCTATGCCAAGGTCCGCCTCGACGAGCGCTCGCTGCAGACCGTGAGCCGGCTGCTGACGACGGTCGAGGCTCCCCTGTCGCGGGCACTCCTGTGGTCGTCGCTGTGGAGCTCGGTGCGGGACGCGCTGCTGCCGGCGGCAACCTACCTGCAGGTGGTGGGCGACCAGGTCGGCTCCGAGGGCAACGCCTCCCTGCAGGACATCGTGCTCGGCCAGGCGCAGAGCGCGGTCGTCAACTACCTCCCGAAGGCCGAGCGCCCGGCCGCGAGCGCTGCTCTCGGTGAGGCTCTGGTCGCGAGTCTGCAGGCAGCAGAGGCCGATTCGGACTCCCAGGCAGTGCTCGCTCGCAACCTCGCGCAGATCGCCGGAATCGGCGGGGCGGGTCTCGACACGGTGCGCGGCCTGCTCGACGGCACCGCTGTCCCGGCCGGTCTCGACGTCGACGCCGACCTGCGGTGGGCGTGCTGGCAGGGGTTGGCCGCACAGGACGCCGCGACGCTCGACGAGCTTGACGCCGCTCTGGCTGCGGACGACACGATGACGGGCCGCACGGCGTACCTGCTGGCGCGTGCATCGCGTCCGGGCGCCGATGCCAAGGCCGAGGTCTGGGAGCGCGCGACCACCGACGAGTCGCTGACCAACGACCACCTGCGCTCGCTCGTCGAGGGCTTCGGTCACCCGAGCGGCACCCGTGCGCCGGCGTACTCCGACCGCTACTTCGACTCGCTCGTCGGCTGGTGGAGCGCCCGCTCGATGGTCATGGCCGAGGTCCTCGCCGAGGGCCTCTACCCCGGTGGGGCGCTCGAGCCCGGCCAGGACCCCGAGCAGCACCCGGTCGTACGCCAGGCGCAGGCGTGGCTCGACGACCACGCACAGGCGCCGGCCGCGTTGCGGCGCATCGTGATCGAGGCGCTCGACGACCACCGCCGCGCGCTGCGAGCGCAGGCGGCCGTCACCGCGGGTTGA
- a CDS encoding MFS transporter, which produces MTSLPALLHRPDSQAPRGRDRRTFASLSIHNYRIYFTGALVSNIGTWMGRVSQDWLVLTELTDHDSTALGIVTALQFAPVVLLAPWAGALADRFRKRRILFGTQTALAVTSAILAAVTLAGVVQLWHVYLLALLQGIATAADNPTRQAFVSEMVPQDRISNAVGLNSASFNAARLIGPGFAGLLIAWIGTGWTLVFNTVSFVSVLVALKVMRGSELQKPPLSKGHGGIRAGLAYVRHRPDIMLIMAIVFMLGTFGMNFQITTALMATTVFGKGAGEFGLLGSIMAVGSLSAALMSAGRSRPRLRTLLLALTGFTVASAAAALAPSYPLFALFLVPVGLTALTVLPTANSMVQLSVAPEMRGRVMALYMAIFMGGTPLGAPLIGWVGSEYGARWTILVGSIATGLTVVGATIYLMRRDDIRFRYEWDRGPHLNVLRPRDRVQALTPEQVR; this is translated from the coding sequence ATGACATCCCTGCCGGCGCTCCTCCACCGGCCCGACTCGCAGGCTCCCCGGGGCCGGGATCGTCGCACCTTCGCCTCACTGTCGATCCACAACTACCGCATCTACTTCACCGGCGCGCTCGTCTCCAACATCGGTACGTGGATGGGCCGGGTCTCCCAGGACTGGCTCGTGCTCACCGAGCTCACCGACCACGACTCGACCGCGCTCGGCATCGTCACCGCGCTGCAGTTCGCGCCCGTCGTGCTGCTCGCCCCCTGGGCCGGCGCCCTCGCCGACCGGTTCCGCAAGCGCCGCATCCTGTTCGGCACCCAGACCGCGCTCGCCGTCACCTCGGCGATCCTGGCCGCGGTCACGCTCGCGGGCGTCGTCCAGCTCTGGCACGTCTACCTGCTCGCACTCCTGCAGGGCATCGCCACCGCCGCCGACAACCCGACCCGGCAGGCGTTCGTGTCCGAGATGGTGCCGCAGGACCGCATCAGCAACGCCGTCGGCCTCAACAGCGCATCGTTCAACGCCGCTCGGCTCATCGGCCCCGGCTTCGCCGGCCTGCTCATCGCCTGGATCGGCACCGGCTGGACCCTGGTGTTCAACACCGTGTCGTTCGTGTCGGTGCTGGTCGCGCTGAAGGTCATGCGCGGCAGCGAGCTGCAGAAGCCGCCGCTGTCGAAGGGACACGGCGGCATCCGGGCAGGGCTCGCGTACGTGCGGCACCGCCCCGACATCATGCTGATCATGGCGATCGTGTTCATGCTCGGCACGTTCGGGATGAACTTCCAGATCACCACCGCGCTGATGGCGACGACGGTGTTCGGCAAGGGTGCCGGCGAGTTCGGGCTGCTCGGCTCGATCATGGCGGTCGGGTCGCTCTCAGCGGCGCTGATGTCCGCCGGCCGTTCGCGACCGCGCCTGCGGACCCTGCTGCTCGCGCTCACGGGCTTCACCGTGGCGTCGGCCGCGGCGGCGCTCGCACCGTCGTACCCGTTGTTCGCGCTGTTCCTCGTGCCGGTCGGGCTGACCGCGCTGACCGTGCTGCCCACCGCGAACTCGATGGTGCAGCTGAGCGTGGCACCCGAGATGCGTGGTCGTGTGATGGCGCTCTACATGGCGATCTTCATGGGCGGCACGCCGCTCGGCGCGCCCCTGATCGGCTGGGTCGGCAGCGAGTACGGCGCCCGCTGGACCATCCTCGTCGGGAGCATCGCGACAGGACTCACCGTGGTGGGTGCGACCATCTACCTCATGCGACGCGACGACATCAGGTTCAGGTACGAGTGGGACCGAGGGCCGCACCTCAACGTGCTGCGCCCCCGCGACCGGGTTCAGGCGCTGACTCCGGAGCAGGTTCGATGA
- a CDS encoding MarR family winged helix-turn-helix transcriptional regulator yields MSTAARRRLAGELRSVCMRISRRSRFENTETIAPHQFSVLARLEKSDATARELAEHERVSAPSMSRTIKCLVDEGYIARTDDPHDGRQTILSLTPEGRTALKQTRRSRDEWMLTRLGDLTDEECAVLEQARDILGRVAAR; encoded by the coding sequence ATGTCCACGGCCGCGCGTCGCCGCCTGGCCGGAGAGCTGCGATCCGTCTGCATGCGGATCAGCCGCCGCTCCCGCTTCGAGAACACCGAGACGATCGCGCCGCACCAGTTCTCCGTCCTCGCCCGGCTCGAGAAGTCGGACGCCACCGCGCGCGAGCTCGCCGAGCACGAGCGCGTCAGCGCACCGTCCATGTCGCGCACGATCAAGTGCCTCGTCGACGAGGGCTACATCGCTCGTACGGACGACCCGCACGACGGCCGCCAGACGATCCTCAGCCTCACCCCCGAGGGCCGCACTGCCCTCAAGCAGACCCGGCGCTCGCGCGACGAGTGGATGCTCACGCGCCTCGGAGACCTCACCGACGAGGAGTGCGCCGTCCTGGAGCAGGCGCGCGACATCCTCGGCCGGGTGGCCGCCCGATGA
- a CDS encoding response regulator transcription factor — translation MSTSAPEARLLVVEDETNIRELLATSLKFAGFEVHTAANGRDALELADDHEIDLAVLDVMLPDMDGFTVTRKLRGNGHEVPIVFLTARDSVEDKVKGLTVGGDDYVTKPFSLEEVVARIRAVLRRTQTEDPGDRAAITVADLELDEDSHEVRRAGKVIDVSPTEFKLLRYLMLNAGRVLSKSQILDHVWDYDFRGESGIVESYISYLRRKIDVDAEPLIHTKRGVGYVLREPRE, via the coding sequence ATGAGCACATCTGCGCCTGAGGCACGCCTGCTCGTCGTCGAGGACGAGACCAACATCCGCGAGCTGCTGGCGACCAGCCTGAAGTTCGCCGGCTTCGAGGTGCACACCGCTGCCAACGGCCGCGACGCCCTCGAGCTCGCCGACGACCACGAGATCGACCTGGCCGTCCTCGACGTGATGCTCCCCGACATGGACGGCTTCACCGTCACCCGCAAGCTGCGCGGCAACGGCCACGAGGTGCCGATCGTGTTCCTCACGGCGCGCGACTCGGTCGAGGACAAGGTCAAGGGCCTCACCGTCGGCGGCGACGACTACGTCACCAAGCCGTTCAGCCTCGAGGAGGTCGTGGCGCGCATTCGCGCGGTGCTGCGGCGTACGCAGACCGAGGACCCCGGCGACCGCGCCGCGATCACGGTCGCCGACCTCGAGCTCGACGAGGACTCCCACGAGGTACGCCGCGCCGGCAAGGTCATCGACGTCTCCCCCACCGAGTTCAAGCTGCTGCGCTACCTGATGCTCAACGCCGGTCGCGTGCTGTCCAAGTCGCAGATCCTCGACCACGTCTGGGACTACGACTTCCGCGGAGAGTCCGGCATCGTCGAGTCCTACATCTCCTACCTGCGCCGCAAGATCGACGTCGACGCCGAGCCGCTCATCCACACCAAGCGTGGCGTCGGCTACGTCCTGCGTGAGCCGAGGGAGTGA